The Sphaerochaeta globosa str. Buddy region AATATCCTCGCCCTCAGCATAGAAACCACTGTTCTGTGAATTCTCGAAGTCCTCTTTCAAGCTGAAAAGCGTAAACTTCTTACGATACGGACCGCCATCATACGGACAGAATGTTTCACAGTTGCCGCATTCATTGCAGTAGGCATCGAGGTGCAGTATTTGGAATGGGTCGGCAAAGACCCCTGTATTGCGGACATCGATGGCGACATTTGCACGGTTCGGACAGACATCGACGCATTTGTTGCAAAGGTAGGAGCATTCAAGACATCTTGCAGCTTCAGTAGCAGCAAACTCTGCGTCCCCAAACTGTTTGGAACTAAGAATTTTGCTCTTCTTCCCGGCTACCTCGGCAAAGAAGGCGTTCTCGTCGTTTTCGAGTTCCACCCGCTCTTCGTCGGACATCTCTTCCTCTTCCTCGTCTTCGTCATCGCAATGACAGCCATCTTCACAGGTGCACTCGTGGTCATGGTCGTGATCGTGGTCGTGACCGCAACCGCAGTCATCTTCCTCTTCCTCAGGACCCAGGACTTTGTCGATGGCAGCTTCAACCGCGCTTCTTGCGCTGGCAATACACTGCACCACCGTGGAAGGACCGCTTTGGGCATCACCAATGACAAATACGTTCTCGACCTCGGATTCCTTGGTCTCTTCATCAGCCTTGGGCCAGCCCTTCTGATTTACCGGAACCCCGTACCACGTAAGCTTCTCGGAGTCGGCATGTTCCCCGATGGCGGTGATCATGGTGTCGGCTTCGATGGTGAATGTCTGATCGGTTGCAACCGGTTTTCTTCTCCCGCTGGCATCCTTCTCCCCAAGCTCCATCTTGCGGACGGTAAGAATGTTTTTGTCAAAACTCTCAGGATTTGCAAGGAAGATGAACGGAATATTCTCTTTCTTTGCAAGTGCGTATTCTTCGTGGTCGGCAGGCATTTCAGCTTCGGTTCGTCGATAAATGACCGATACCTTCTCAACCCCTGGAACACGAAGGGCTGCACGTGCACTGTCCATGGCGGTGTTTCCACCTCCGACAACAACGACGTTTTTGCCAAGGCTCAGGGAAGACGGATCCTTACGGAAAGCGGAAAGGAACGAAAGCGACGGCCTTACTCGGCTTCTATCACCGCTCAAGGGAATATCGTTGTCCACTTCACTGCCGATGGCATAGAAGATATACGAGTATCCCTCATCCCTGAGGGCCTGGACGGTCATCTCTTTTGTGTCTACACCAAAGTTGAACTGCACCCCATGGGCCTTGATGAACTGGATATCACTCTCGATGGCTTCAACAGGAAGCCTGAATCCGGGAATGACATGACGGACCACTCCACCGGCACTCTCTTCTCGTTCAAAAACTGCGGTATCGAAACCGGCACGGGCAAGGAAGTATGCAGCAGAAAGTCCGGCAGGTCCTGCTCCGACGACGGCGGCTTTGACCTCTGTCTTATCAGTCGGACCTTCCCATTGTTTCTTGAACTCCTCGAAACCGTTCTCCACGGCAATGCGCTTCATATCACGAATTTTCACAGCACCTTCATAGTCCATGCGGGTACAATGCAACTGGCACTGATGATCGCAGATATGAGCAGTGATGGCGGGAAGTGCGTTCTTGTCGTAAATGAGAGCGAGTGCATCGCTGTAACGACCCTGGCCGACAAGCTGGACATACTCGGGTACATCCTGATGAATGGGGCATGCCACCTGACAGGGAGCGACATAGCAGTCAAACATCGGCAGCTTCTCGCCAATCTTGATTGTGTCATCCCCTCTAAAATCCTTCTCGATTTCATTGAAGGAACCAGAGCGTGCATCATTGGAAAGTTTCTCAAGCTTAGCAAGGTCGATACCACTCATATCCCAAGCCTTGCTCTTCTCAAGAGTCTGCACCATTTGCGTAAGACGGGTGTATCCACCGGGTTTGAGCATATCAGTTGCCAAGGTAATCGGCCTGATACCACTTTCAAAGAGACTCTTGACGGTAAAGGCGGTAGCCCCACCACTGTAGGAGACGGGAAGCTTTCCCGCAAACTCCTTGCTCAACAGTGTTGCAACCGTGGTTGAAATCGGCAGCAGCGAGCGGCCGGACATATACATTTCATTGCCGCCCAACACACCTTGGTCATTGACTGACCCCAGGGTATTGGTCAACTTGACACCAAATCCGCGGCCTTCCCTTTTCGCAAGGTCCACAAGCCGGTGCAGCATTGCAATGGCATCGCCATACTGCAAGT contains the following coding sequences:
- the ygfK gene encoding putative selenate reductase subunit YgfK, producing the protein MGDIMRPVPFSELISRIIGEYRNHHSIFGIAEEQFYQDSGKKSIKVFNQSCSTALGPAAGPHTQLAQNIIASYLVGGRFMELKTVQVMDTLEIDKPCIDARDEAYNVEWSTEFTLPKAWDEYAKAWIILHLLEAAMHKGKFEKPSFIFNMSVGYNLEGIKTAKMQQYIDSMIDAHKDERFNQYLAEMEALLDEGIFEGTPWEGLEKKLKGLSTKISATISPSTTLSTMHGCPPKEIEAICTYMLTEKKVDTFVKLNPTLLGYDQVRKILDDLGYTYITLTRENFEHDLQYGDAIAMLHRLVDLAKREGRGFGVKLTNTLGSVNDQGVLGGNEMYMSGRSLLPISTTVATLLSKEFAGKLPVSYSGGATAFTVKSLFESGIRPITLATDMLKPGGYTRLTQMVQTLEKSKAWDMSGIDLAKLEKLSNDARSGSFNEIEKDFRGDDTIKIGEKLPMFDCYVAPCQVACPIHQDVPEYVQLVGQGRYSDALALIYDKNALPAITAHICDHQCQLHCTRMDYEGAVKIRDMKRIAVENGFEEFKKQWEGPTDKTEVKAAVVGAGPAGLSAAYFLARAGFDTAVFEREESAGGVVRHVIPGFRLPVEAIESDIQFIKAHGVQFNFGVDTKEMTVQALRDEGYSYIFYAIGSEVDNDIPLSGDRSRVRPSLSFLSAFRKDPSSLSLGKNVVVVGGGNTAMDSARAALRVPGVEKVSVIYRRTEAEMPADHEEYALAKKENIPFIFLANPESFDKNILTVRKMELGEKDASGRRKPVATDQTFTIEADTMITAIGEHADSEKLTWYGVPVNQKGWPKADEETKESEVENVFVIGDAQSGPSTVVQCIASARSAVEAAIDKVLGPEEEEDDCGCGHDHDHDHDHECTCEDGCHCDDEDEEEEEMSDEERVELENDENAFFAEVAGKKSKILSSKQFGDAEFAATEAARCLECSYLCNKCVDVCPNRANVAIDVRNTGVFADPFQILHLDAYCNECGNCETFCPYDGGPYRKKFTLFSLKEDFENSQNSGFYAEGEDILVRLDGKIYECSLDSDGILTGDEEGITDEVAALIEEIYTSYSYLLGYVEA